Proteins from a genomic interval of Diospyros lotus cultivar Yz01 chromosome 6, ASM1463336v1, whole genome shotgun sequence:
- the LOC127803992 gene encoding 60S ribosomal protein L6, mitochondrial-like, translating into MEAKFFRFLKIVGVGFKARAESEGRLLYLKLGYSHDVELTVPPAVRVFCFKPNIVCCTGIDKHRVHQFVAAVRSCKPPEVYKGKGIMYIDEVIKKKQGKKSK; encoded by the coding sequence ATGGAAGCCAAGTTCTTTCGATTCCTGAAAATTGTGGGTGTTGGTTTCAAGGCTAGAGCTGAATCAGAAGGCCGTCTATTGTATCTCAAACTTGGTTACAGCCATGATGTTGAACTGACTGTACCCCCAGCTGTGCGAGTGTTCTGTTTCAAACCCAACATAGTTTGTTGCACTGGGATAGACAAGCACAGAGTGCACCAGTTTGTTGCTGCTGTACGTAGCTGTAAACCTCCAGAAGTTTACAAAGGGAAAGGCATAATGTATATTGATGAAGTTATCAAGAAAAAACAGGGAAAGAAGTCGAAGTGA
- the LOC127803989 gene encoding ADP-ribosylation factor-like protein 2 → MGLLSIIRKIKRKEKEMRILMVGLDNSGKTTIVLKINGEDTSIISPTLGFNIRTITYNKYTLNIWDVGGQKTIRSYWRNYFEETDGLVWVVDSSDLRRLDDCKLELHNLLKEERLAGASLLILANKQDIRGALSPDEIAKVLNLEAMDKSRHWKIFGCSAYTGEGLLEGFDWLVQDIASRIYMLD, encoded by the exons ATGGGGCTTCTGAGCATCATTCGAAAGATCAAGcgcaaagagaaagagatgcgAATACTCATGGT GGGACTTGATAACTCCGGGAAGACGACAATTGTCCTGAAAATTAACGGAGAGGACACAAGCATTATTAGTCCTACGCTTGGTTTCAACATCAGGACCATCACATACAACAA GTATACACTTAATATATGGGATGTTGGGGGCCAAAAGACGATAAGGTCCTATTGGAGGAACTACTTTGAGGAAACCGATGGTCTGGTATGGGTTGTTGACAGTTCTGATCTGAGAAGGCTAGATGACTGCAAGCTTGAATTGCATAATCTTTTGAAGGAAGAG AGGCTAGCAGGGGCATCATTACTGATTCTAGCAAATAAACAGGACATACGAGGTGCTCTTTCACCAGATGAAATAGCTAAG GTGCTCAACCTCGAGGCCATGGATAAAAGCCGGCACTGGAAGATTTTCGGATGCAGTGCATACACTGGCGAGGGCCTGCTCGAGGGATTTGATTGGTTGGTTCAGGACATTGCCTCTCGAATCTACATGCTCGATTAA